DNA sequence from the Candidatus Rokuibacteriota bacterium genome:
GCTCCGATAACTATCAGCCCACCAGCAAGACCTTCCCGTGACGACCCGGCCTCTCGGCGTGGCGGACGGCGTCTGTGATATCGCCGAGGTCGTACTTGGCCTCGACCGGCGGGACGATCTCGCCCTTGGCCATGTGACCCAACACCTCGCGCATCACTGTGCGCTGCTTCTCGGCAGGCGCGCGTCGGAGCCACGCGGTCAGCCAGAAGCCGCGCACTGAC
Encoded proteins:
- a CDS encoding zinc-binding dehydrogenase; the encoded protein is MICTEDEDLVQRVMAITNGAGVPAAIDAVGGQVADSIVEALAPGGVMLSYGLLALEPILINGALTIFRTLSVRGFWLTAWLRRAPAEKQRTVMREVLGHMAKGEIVPPVEAKYDLGDITDAVRHAERPGRHGKVLLVG